One Bos indicus isolate NIAB-ARS_2022 breed Sahiwal x Tharparkar chromosome 10, NIAB-ARS_B.indTharparkar_mat_pri_1.0, whole genome shotgun sequence DNA window includes the following coding sequences:
- the IRF9 gene encoding interferon regulatory factor 9 isoform X2: MASGRTRCTRKLRNWVVEQVESGQFPGVCWEDAAKTMFRIPWKHAGKQDFREDQDAAFFKAWAIYKGKYREGSSEGPAIWKTRLRCALNKSCEFEEVPEIGHRDGAEPYKVYRLLPPGTVPAQSGTQKLPSKRPHSSASSEKKEEEVTAKNCILSPSLLQEPPQNEMVETNGGAGRLDFGSTGSSSSSSSSSGSSSSSSNSPEPQEGRDTAEALFQGELLSLEVLPPPDSDYSLLLTFIYNGRVVGEAQVQSLDCRLVAEPSSSQCSMEQVIFPKPDPREPAHRLLNQLQRGVLLASNSRGLFVQRLCPIPISWNAPQMPPGPGPHLLPTNECVELFRTSYFCRDLARYFQGLGPPPKFQVTLNFWEENPDPSHTSQSLIAVQMEQAFARRMLKETPEEQAATLSLLQSLQDPVPPLLSIPPVFFETASASLLSTCLPQ, from the exons ATGGCATCAGGCAGGACGCGCTGCACCCGAAAGCTCCGGAACTGGGTGGTGGAGCAAGTGGAGAGCGGGCAGTTCCCAGGAGTGTGCTGGGAGGATGCGGCCAAGACCATGTTCCGGATCCCCTGGAAGCACGCAGGCAAGCAGGACTTCCGGGAGGACCAGGATGCCGCCTTCTTCAAG GCCTGGGCGATATACAAGGGGAAGTACAGGGAGGGGAGCTCGGAAGGCCCTGCCATCTGGAAGACTCGTTTGCGCTGTGCTCTCAACAAAAGTTGTGAATTTGAGGAGGTTCCTGAGATCGGCCACAGGGATGGCGCTGAGCCCTACAAGGTGTACCGACTGCTGCCACCAGGAACTGTCCCCG CTCAATCAGGGACCCAGAAATTACCATCAAAGCGACCCCACAGTTCTGCATCCtctgagaagaaagaggaagaagttaCCGCAAAGAACTGCATACTCAGCCCCTCGTTGCTCCAGGAGCCCCCTCAGAAT GAGATGGTGGAGACCAATGGGGGAGCTGGCCGTTTAGACTTTGGGAGCACCggaagcagcagtagcagcagcagcagcagcggaagcagcagcagcagcagcaacagccctgAGCCTCAGGAAG GTAGGGACACAGCTGAGGCTCTTTTCCAGGGAGAACTGCTGTCCCTGGAGGTTCTGCCCCCTCCAGATTCAG ACTACTCTCTGCTGCTCACCTTCATCTACAACGGGCGTGTGGTGGGTGAGGCCCAGGTGCAGAGCCTGGACTGCCGCCTCGTGGCTGAGCCCTCAAGCTCCCAGTGCAGCATGGAGCAGGTGATCTTTCCCAAACCCGACCCACGCGAGCCCGCCCACCGTCTGCTGAACCAACTCCAGAGAGGGGTCCTGCTGGCCAGCAACTCCCGGGGCCTCTTTGTGCAGCGCCTCTGCCCCATTCCCATCTCCTGGAACGCGCCCCAGATGCCACCTGGCCCGGGTCCGCACCTGCTGCCCACCAACGAGTGCGTGGAGCTCTTCAGAACCAGCTACTTCTGCAGAG ACTTGGCCAGGTACTTCCAGGGCCTGGGGCCCCCACCCAAGTTTCAAGTGACACTGAACTTCTGGGAGGAGAACCCTGACCCCAGCCACACCTCACAGAGTCTGATTGCGGTGCAG ATGGAGCAGGCCTTTGCCCGACGTATGCTGAAGGAGACCCCAGAGGAGCAGGCGGCCACCCTGTCTCTGCTGCAGAGCCTGCAGGACCCGGTGCCTCCTCTCCTCTCTATCCCGCCCGTCTTCTTTGAGACAGCCTCAGCCTCCTTGCTGTCAACCTGCCTCCCACAGTGA
- the IRF9 gene encoding interferon regulatory factor 9 isoform X1 has protein sequence MPRISLQTSQLGMLKRKHFWMASGRTRCTRKLRNWVVEQVESGQFPGVCWEDAAKTMFRIPWKHAGKQDFREDQDAAFFKAWAIYKGKYREGSSEGPAIWKTRLRCALNKSCEFEEVPEIGHRDGAEPYKVYRLLPPGTVPAQSGTQKLPSKRPHSSASSEKKEEEVTAKNCILSPSLLQEPPQNEMVETNGGAGRLDFGSTGSSSSSSSSSGSSSSSSNSPEPQEGRDTAEALFQGELLSLEVLPPPDSDYSLLLTFIYNGRVVGEAQVQSLDCRLVAEPSSSQCSMEQVIFPKPDPREPAHRLLNQLQRGVLLASNSRGLFVQRLCPIPISWNAPQMPPGPGPHLLPTNECVELFRTSYFCRDLARYFQGLGPPPKFQVTLNFWEENPDPSHTSQSLIAVQMEQAFARRMLKETPEEQAATLSLLQSLQDPVPPLLSIPPVFFETASASLLSTCLPQ, from the exons ATGCCTAGGATTTCCCTCCAGACGTCACAGCTTGGGAtgttaaaaagaaagcatttttg GATGGCATCAGGCAGGACGCGCTGCACCCGAAAGCTCCGGAACTGGGTGGTGGAGCAAGTGGAGAGCGGGCAGTTCCCAGGAGTGTGCTGGGAGGATGCGGCCAAGACCATGTTCCGGATCCCCTGGAAGCACGCAGGCAAGCAGGACTTCCGGGAGGACCAGGATGCCGCCTTCTTCAAG GCCTGGGCGATATACAAGGGGAAGTACAGGGAGGGGAGCTCGGAAGGCCCTGCCATCTGGAAGACTCGTTTGCGCTGTGCTCTCAACAAAAGTTGTGAATTTGAGGAGGTTCCTGAGATCGGCCACAGGGATGGCGCTGAGCCCTACAAGGTGTACCGACTGCTGCCACCAGGAACTGTCCCCG CTCAATCAGGGACCCAGAAATTACCATCAAAGCGACCCCACAGTTCTGCATCCtctgagaagaaagaggaagaagttaCCGCAAAGAACTGCATACTCAGCCCCTCGTTGCTCCAGGAGCCCCCTCAGAAT GAGATGGTGGAGACCAATGGGGGAGCTGGCCGTTTAGACTTTGGGAGCACCggaagcagcagtagcagcagcagcagcagcggaagcagcagcagcagcagcaacagccctgAGCCTCAGGAAG GTAGGGACACAGCTGAGGCTCTTTTCCAGGGAGAACTGCTGTCCCTGGAGGTTCTGCCCCCTCCAGATTCAG ACTACTCTCTGCTGCTCACCTTCATCTACAACGGGCGTGTGGTGGGTGAGGCCCAGGTGCAGAGCCTGGACTGCCGCCTCGTGGCTGAGCCCTCAAGCTCCCAGTGCAGCATGGAGCAGGTGATCTTTCCCAAACCCGACCCACGCGAGCCCGCCCACCGTCTGCTGAACCAACTCCAGAGAGGGGTCCTGCTGGCCAGCAACTCCCGGGGCCTCTTTGTGCAGCGCCTCTGCCCCATTCCCATCTCCTGGAACGCGCCCCAGATGCCACCTGGCCCGGGTCCGCACCTGCTGCCCACCAACGAGTGCGTGGAGCTCTTCAGAACCAGCTACTTCTGCAGAG ACTTGGCCAGGTACTTCCAGGGCCTGGGGCCCCCACCCAAGTTTCAAGTGACACTGAACTTCTGGGAGGAGAACCCTGACCCCAGCCACACCTCACAGAGTCTGATTGCGGTGCAG ATGGAGCAGGCCTTTGCCCGACGTATGCTGAAGGAGACCCCAGAGGAGCAGGCGGCCACCCTGTCTCTGCTGCAGAGCCTGCAGGACCCGGTGCCTCCTCTCCTCTCTATCCCGCCCGTCTTCTTTGAGACAGCCTCAGCCTCCTTGCTGTCAACCTGCCTCCCACAGTGA
- the IRF9 gene encoding interferon regulatory factor 9 isoform X3: MRPRPCSGSPGSTQAWAIYKGKYREGSSEGPAIWKTRLRCALNKSCEFEEVPEIGHRDGAEPYKVYRLLPPGTVPAQSGTQKLPSKRPHSSASSEKKEEEVTAKNCILSPSLLQEPPQNEMVETNGGAGRLDFGSTGSSSSSSSSSGSSSSSSNSPEPQEGRDTAEALFQGELLSLEVLPPPDSDYSLLLTFIYNGRVVGEAQVQSLDCRLVAEPSSSQCSMEQVIFPKPDPREPAHRLLNQLQRGVLLASNSRGLFVQRLCPIPISWNAPQMPPGPGPHLLPTNECVELFRTSYFCRDLARYFQGLGPPPKFQVTLNFWEENPDPSHTSQSLIAVQMEQAFARRMLKETPEEQAATLSLLQSLQDPVPPLLSIPPVFFETASASLLSTCLPQ; the protein is encoded by the exons ATGCGGCCAAGACCATGTTCCGGATCCCCTGGAAGCACGCAG GCCTGGGCGATATACAAGGGGAAGTACAGGGAGGGGAGCTCGGAAGGCCCTGCCATCTGGAAGACTCGTTTGCGCTGTGCTCTCAACAAAAGTTGTGAATTTGAGGAGGTTCCTGAGATCGGCCACAGGGATGGCGCTGAGCCCTACAAGGTGTACCGACTGCTGCCACCAGGAACTGTCCCCG CTCAATCAGGGACCCAGAAATTACCATCAAAGCGACCCCACAGTTCTGCATCCtctgagaagaaagaggaagaagttaCCGCAAAGAACTGCATACTCAGCCCCTCGTTGCTCCAGGAGCCCCCTCAGAAT GAGATGGTGGAGACCAATGGGGGAGCTGGCCGTTTAGACTTTGGGAGCACCggaagcagcagtagcagcagcagcagcagcggaagcagcagcagcagcagcaacagccctgAGCCTCAGGAAG GTAGGGACACAGCTGAGGCTCTTTTCCAGGGAGAACTGCTGTCCCTGGAGGTTCTGCCCCCTCCAGATTCAG ACTACTCTCTGCTGCTCACCTTCATCTACAACGGGCGTGTGGTGGGTGAGGCCCAGGTGCAGAGCCTGGACTGCCGCCTCGTGGCTGAGCCCTCAAGCTCCCAGTGCAGCATGGAGCAGGTGATCTTTCCCAAACCCGACCCACGCGAGCCCGCCCACCGTCTGCTGAACCAACTCCAGAGAGGGGTCCTGCTGGCCAGCAACTCCCGGGGCCTCTTTGTGCAGCGCCTCTGCCCCATTCCCATCTCCTGGAACGCGCCCCAGATGCCACCTGGCCCGGGTCCGCACCTGCTGCCCACCAACGAGTGCGTGGAGCTCTTCAGAACCAGCTACTTCTGCAGAG ACTTGGCCAGGTACTTCCAGGGCCTGGGGCCCCCACCCAAGTTTCAAGTGACACTGAACTTCTGGGAGGAGAACCCTGACCCCAGCCACACCTCACAGAGTCTGATTGCGGTGCAG ATGGAGCAGGCCTTTGCCCGACGTATGCTGAAGGAGACCCCAGAGGAGCAGGCGGCCACCCTGTCTCTGCTGCAGAGCCTGCAGGACCCGGTGCCTCCTCTCCTCTCTATCCCGCCCGTCTTCTTTGAGACAGCCTCAGCCTCCTTGCTGTCAACCTGCCTCCCACAGTGA